In Schizosaccharomyces osmophilus chromosome 1, complete sequence, the genomic window AATGGCCACACCAGTTACAAAACAACACATTTTAAATTGTCAATTCTCAAATTGGTATTCGCTGTTTCGTACTTTGACGCCTAAAGCAAAAGTCATAAAGCCAATTCCCACCTCTATACTAAAATACCTTGATGAAGATggtatttatttaaaaaatgtttcaaaTACAATTGAAGATGTAACAGATCGAGAGAATGAGGAAGGGagggaagaagaagaagaagatacACAAGTTTCTTCTTACTATCCGGACAAATCGACCATACAACTCATAGAAAGGGTTATTTCCGACCTCGATGGAGCCGTGGTACCCAAGCTGAATTGGTCAAGCCCCAAAGATGCTGTATGGATTATGCCTACGGGAAGTATGAAATGCACTTCTGCAGAAGATGTCCTTTTAATATTAAAATCATCAGACTTTGTAACTCATGACCTTGATTATGCCTTTGATGATTGTATAGAAGAAGATAACCAAGAAGCCGATTCCACAAGCCAACGGTTTCCTTCTGATTTCAGTCACGAActaattttaaaagaatggtttCCCATTCACCCGTCAACAGAATTCCGCTGTTTtgtaaaaggaaaaaatcTTATTGCTGTATGTCAACGAGACGACAATTATTATGACTTTCTAGAACACGAGATGAAGGAAATTTTGCCTGTTCTGCGGGATTTAACATCTAAGCTTTCGGAGTTTCCGGACCCTAACTGTATGTCTAATTTCTATTTAAATAATTGATTATTTAACCTTTGTTTTAGTTGTTTTCGACACTTACGTCCAACAAAATCGTGCTTGGCTAATTGACATCAATCCATTTTTTGCTAGGACAGATGGTTTGCTCTTCTCATGGGAAGAATTATATGCAATGgattatgaaaaaaatagtcCAGAGATCAGATTAATTCCTAAAGGCGCCATGCCTTCTTCTGGGGGTGCCAACTTTTACACCAATCGTGTTCCATTTGACCTAGTTGCTGCCAGTCAAGGAGAAAATTTACTAGAGTTTGCAGAAAAGATGCAAAGTTTAACTTCAGAAAGTACCAAAGATGAGGTATGAGCAAGTAAATAGGGGTATATATATAAGGGAATTCGGTTTGGTTACAGTTCATAGCATTACAGTTGTCtatataattttgtttatgtaATGTAAATTAttctcttttgtatttgtatgGAGACGAAGCTTGCTTCGCTCTAGTA contains:
- the cdc123 gene encoding translation initiation factor eIF2 assembly protein, with protein sequence MATPVTKQHILNCQFSNWYSLFRTLTPKAKVIKPIPTSILKYLDEDGIYLKNVSNTIEDVTDRENEEGREEEEEDTQVSSYYPDKSTIQLIERVISDLDGAVVPKLNWSSPKDAVWIMPTGSMKCTSAEDVLLILKSSDFVTHDLDYAFDDCIEEDNQEADSTSQRFPSDFSHELILKEWFPIHPSTEFRCFVKGKNLIAVCQRDDNYYDFLEHEMKEILPVLRDLTSKLSEFPDPNFVFDTYVQQNRAWLIDINPFFARTDGLLFSWEELYAMDYEKNSPEIRLIPKGAMPSSGGANFYTNRVPFDLVAASQGENLLEFAEKMQSLTSESTKDEV